One segment of Macrotis lagotis isolate mMagLag1 chromosome 1, bilby.v1.9.chrom.fasta, whole genome shotgun sequence DNA contains the following:
- the LOC141518144 gene encoding uncharacterized protein LOC141518144, with translation MAEVEPMEVFHLYDISSITYNKNIERIISPMVAQLCHLIISMERRDVENEAFAGLGAMAEELAKASEQLAILARRLAGESDEEVVKVEMVPAAELLLLSGKNILLVSQKLHIHPNNQSHKDELIITAQKILVGTVKILLIEDDEVMRKIIQAACWCLNYLGTLEAIGDISTLLAYFQNFSEGLIFLNNLIEHRLLELKWSAHRDCLAQCLQFLKKCIPLLYTAQSGNLSHPQNQQVRESKSYIFDLTKKTLEKVIALLNAEREPQKDPQERSGVLSRHLEQLLVLLAEPTLEFVFQGDLDSLLGSVVFHSMLLAESSRPHMKLKLVQCCHCLLELRNVVGQCLNNSVDCSNKDLREKLAMLRCEVQILDQTMQTGLLYQILDTFTDVEGPLKRLIQAAWGTTVLGSSWESEEFAKSLQTFIDAFSMHSGKMFKVAHLVLVRCTHHQIGKEIEENISSLQKLMARMLILFTKSQESMDLAWVSNTFQDVYQAWVWAAEGLLACFDNVFNISEFVAMSIEEMAEHMGFSEWALNSGNSKEFSWHVAYLQGRAKHIVQVVNRYVNQNRDPIFRNGLRILIQQMENSIPAVTAAAEHCLENRNDIQAKDVFLNKTKFLINSTHGIQDGLYGTNHPDILSPLRDQGHKFITPKRQLYLTPHSLLEFSSLEPMDKLIGGLRVVEEFLNTSYDPEECHFRNIPQLSFMVSKVISQRIPLPIISNLVLAVENHDLSEVSSACTELLDLANCTDAAQEALTGQKSVESKGIVQTKDAISLKPYTIGLAKEIANESAFSTERLLEAALQLSEKIAETHQSLAAIAGDWYQLSQQLFCGIQIVDLPRNVQIFREVRQNIMDVVELANKTGQMHVNKEPPFLLQNPEQLLQIQAKLQKEETHAQHLLDKVLDSDRLQYPKTGETNIQGSCLMWSVTVQVLLSGIDGFIGRDILFLTELRQVVKDKLGLQDGLAPLASTSLRLQEAARLSALLCCDERVKGEVVLLQGEVHVLTEALLEVAQILILSPSLVPNLSIRFELLQRKLALQAKVLAGYLSSINKDYERIIQDTIQLVLSASSTSKIDKTKFKVALGKNMTQITSGIQTAQKIVEEGLESGTGQESFLRIMEHFILLTSEVSQKAHMLLEHPQDKVARMLESLQWEWAAEAHYVATQLQVWRGSHTSVLQLLVQDLQTSGMSVRVSSEDPNLTLSSQEEGHTAAEMDNTACQVTSLRGISDPAGSEEFCPDLNDDGAVASSRKNVCKLDSKSHGNSPCCPAEPTPDLDHPFPKEDATDKWRNNNRIEQLTREMAVEVHHMVQSLKRKGPITRFPGRLEPRVIKMSVGKNRFGVISKMVVARPTLAG, from the exons GTTGAACCAATGGAGGTTTTTCACTTGTATGACATCAGCTCAATCACCtataacaaaaatattgaaagaattatCTCCCCAATGGTTGCCCAGCTTTGCCATTTAATTATCTCAATGGAAAGGAGAGATGTGGAGAATGAAGCATTTGCTGGCTTAGGGGCAATGGCAGAGGAATTGGCAAAAGCCAGTGAACAACTAGCAATTCTTGCAAGAAG GCTGGCAGGAGAGTCTGATGAGGAGGTGGTGAAAGTGGAAATGGTACCAGCAGCTGAACTTTTACTTTTGTCTGGGAAGAACATATTGCTAGTTTCTCAGAAACTCCATATTCACCCAAATAATCAGAGCCACAAGGATGAGCTGATCATCACAGCTCAGAAGATCTTGGTTGGAACAGTAAAG ATCCTTCTTATTGAGGATGATGAAGTGATGAGGAAGATCATTCAAGCAGCTTGCTGGTGTCTTAATTACCTCGGGACTTTAGAGGCTATAGGGGATATCTCCACTTTGCTAGCTTACTTCCAGAATTTCTCTGAAGGTTTGATTTTTCTGAATAACCTGATTGAACACCGCCTGTTGGAACTGAAGTGGTCAGCTCATCGTGACTGTCTGGCCCAGTGCTTGCAGTTCTTGAAGAAGTGTATCCCTCTGCTCTACACAGCCCAAAGTGGAAATCTCAGTCATCCCCAGAACCAGCAGGTGAGAGAGTCAAAGAGCTACATTTTTGATCTGACCAAGAAAACTCTTGAGAAAGTGATTGCCCTTTTAAATGCTGAACGTGAACCACAGAAAGATCCACAGGAAAGAAGTGGGGTGCTCTCTCGGCACTTGGAACAGCTCCTGGTGCTACTGGCTGAGCCAACACTAGAATTTGTCTTTCAGGGGGACCTTGATTCCCTCTTAGGATCAGTGGTATTTCACAGCATGCTCCTAGCTGAATCTTCCAGACCTCACATGAAGTTGAAGCTAGTCCAGTGCTGCCATTGCCTGTTGGAGCTTAGAAATGTGGTGGGTCAGTGCCTGAACAATTCAGTGGACTGTTCAAATAAGGATCTCAGGGAGAAATTGGCCATGCTGAGGTGTGAGGTGCAGATTCTTGACCAAACCATGCAGACTGGACTTCTCTACCAGATCCTGGACACTTTCACAGATGTCGAAGGACCTTTGAAAAGATTGATTCAAGCTGCATGGGGGACTACAGTGCTTGGCTCTTCCTGGGAGAGTGAAGAGTTTGCTAAAAGTCTGCAAACTTTCATTGATGCTTTCAGCATGCATTCTGGAAAGATGTTCAAAGTGGCTCATTTGGTTTTGGTCCGCTGTACTCATCatcaaattggaaaagaaatagaggaaaacatCTCTAGTCTCCAAAAACTAATGGCTAGAATGCTTATCCTTTTCACCAAGAGTCAAGAAAGCATGGATCTTGCCTGGGTTTCCAACACCTTCCAGGATGTGTACCAGGCATGGGTTTGGGCAGCAGAGGGCTTGCTGGCATGTTTTGATAATGTTTTCAATATCTCTGAATTTGTGGCTATGTCCATTGAAGAAATGGCAGAACATATGGGTTTCTCTGAATGGGCTTTGAATAGTGGAAATTCCAAGGAATTTTCCTGGCATGTAGCCTATCTTCAGGGTCGAGCTAAACACATAGTCCAAGTAGTGAACAGATATGTGAACCAAAACCGAGACCCCATTTTTCGGAATGGTTTGCGAATTTTAATTCAGCAAATGGAGAACTCTATTCCAGCAGTGACAGCAGCTGCTGAGCATTGCTTAGAAAACAGGAATGATATCCAAGCCAAGGATGTGTTTCTCAACAAGACCAAGTTTCTTATCAACTCTACTCATGGTATCCAAGATGGTCTGTATGGGACCAACCATCCAGATATCCTAAGCCCACTCCGAGACCAAGGCCATAAATTCATCACTCCCAAAAGACAACTATACCTTACTCCTCACAGCCTCCTAGAGTTCAGCAGCCTAGAACCCATGGACAAACTCATTGGAGGGTTGAGGGTAGTAGAAGAATTCTTGAACACCTCATATGATCCTGAAGAATGTCATTTTAGGAACATTCCCCAACTCAGCTTCATGGTTTCTAAGGTCATTTCACAGAGGATACCACTACCTATCATTAGCAATCTTGTCCTGGCTGTAGAGAACCATGACCTCTCAGAAGTCAGTTCTGCTTGTACAGAATTATTGGATCTTGCCAATTGTACTGATGCTGCTCAAGAAGCCTTGACTGGGCAAAAGTCAGTTGAGTCAAAGGGGATAGTACAGACCAAAGATGCCATCTCATTAAAACCTTATACAATTGGCTTAGCTAAAGAAATTGCAAATGAGTCAGCCTTTAGTACAGAGAGATTGCTTGAAGCAGCTCTCCAGCTATCTGAAAAGATTGCTGAAACCCACCAAAGTTTAGCAGCTATAGCTGGTGACTGGTACCAGCTCTCTCAGCAACTGTTTTGTGGTATCCAGATTGTCGACCTTCCAAGAAATGTGCAGATTTTCAGGGAAGTCAGGCAGAACATAATGGATGTGGTTGAGTTAGCAAACAAAACTGGACAGATGCATGTGAATAAGGAGCCCCCTTTTTTACTCCAAAATCCAGAGCAATTGCTGCAGATTCAAGCTAAACTCCAGAAAGAGGAGACTCATGCTCAGCACTTACTGGACAAAGTATTAGACTCAGATCGTCTGCAGTATCCTAAGACTGGGGAAACAAATATCCAAGGAAGCTGCCTTATGTGGTCTGTGACTGTCCAAGTTTTGCTGAGTGGCATTGATGGTTTCATTGGGAGAGATATTCTTTTCCTAACTGAACTGAGGCAGGTAGTGAAGGACAAGTTGGGTTTGCAGGATGGATTGGCCCCACTGGCTAGCACTTCTCTGAGGTTACAGGAAGCTGCAAGACTGTCTGCTTTGTTATGCTGTGATGAAAGAGTGAAGGGGGAGGTGGTCTTGCTGCAAGGGGAGGTCCATGTGCTGACAGAAGCTCTTCTAGAGGTGGCCCAGAtccttattctttctccttctttggtACCCAACTTGTCCATTCGTTTTGAACTTCTCCAACGAAAGCTTGCCCTTCAAGCCAAAGTCTTGGCAGGCTACCTCAGCAGCATTAATAAAGACTATGAAAGGATCATACAGGATACTATTCAGCTAGTACTTTCTGCTTCTAGCACTTCCAAAATTGACAAGACAAAGTTCAAAGTTGCTCTTGGAAAGAATATGACCCAGATCACTTCTGGCATCCAAACGGCTCAGAAAATTGTGGAGGAAGGTCTGGAGTCTGGAACTGGTCAGGAAAGCTTCCTTAGAATAATGGAGCACTTCATTCTCCTTACTTCTGAGGTTAGTCAGAAAGCCCACATGCTCTTGGAACACCCTCAGGACAAGGTAGCTAGAATGCTAGAAAGTCTTCAGTGGGAGTGGGCAGCTGAGGCTCATTATGTGGCCACCCAGCTTCAAGTGTGGAGAGGCAGCCATACCTCAGTCCTGCAGCTCCTGGTCCAGGACTTGCAGACCAGTGGTATGTCTGTTAGGGTTTCAAGTGAGGATCCTAATCTGACCCTGTCCAGTCAGGAAGAAGGTCACACAGCAGCAGAAATGGACAATACAGCATGTCAGGTCACATCTTTAAGAGGAATCTCAGACCCAGCGGGTTCAGAGGAGTTTTGCCCTGACCTGAATGATGATGGTGCTGTGGCTTCTTCCAGGAAAAACGTGTGCAAG ctagatagcaagtccCATGGTAATTCACCTTGTTGTCCAGCTGAGCCAACCCCTGACCTAGACCATCCATTCCCAAAGGAGGATGCCACAGATAAGTGGAGGAACAACAACAGAATTGAACAGCTCACCAGAGAAATGGCCGTTGAAGTGCATCACATGGTTCAGAGTCTGAAGAGAAAAGGACCCATAACG AGATTCCCGGGAAGATTGGAgccaagagtgattaaaatgtctgtgGGTAAGAACCGGTTTGGGGTTATCTCCAAGATGGTGGTTGCCAGACCCACCTTGGCTGGCTGA